The uncultured Subdoligranulum sp. genomic sequence GGCGATGTTCTCGAAACGGCGATCCTCATAGATCTCCTGGGGAGGAATGTGGCAGTGGTAGTCGATGATGGGCAGATCGGCGGAATAATCGTGGTACAGATGCCGGGCGGTGGGGGTGTCCAGCAAAAAGTCTTTGTCCATAAATGCTTTCATGTACAGGCGCTCCTTACACTGATACGATGGGGTGGATGAACCGGGACGGCGGGTCTGTCCACCGGGAACAAAACCCGCGTACTCTGGTTCTATTATACAAAACCCCGGCTCCTGCAACAAGTTGTAAAAATTGCTGGATGCCCGAAAAATCCCCCAAAAAGGCGGCTTCTGCCTTGTACAAGTTGCGCAATCCGCAAAAGGGGGCCGCATGCCCCTGAGCAGGGCCCGGCGGGGTGTGGTATACTGAAATCAGCCGGGGCGCCCAGCGAAGCCGCCCCCATCAAAACAGCGAGGTGCTTGTAAGTCTACCATGCAAAAAGGAACCTACGAAAAATACGGCGTGCGGTACGCCACGCTGACGCTGACCGACGGGGCCTGCTCCCTGACCGTCACCCCCGAAAAGGGCGGTATGGCCACCTCCTTCACCAAGGACGGGGAGGAGTATCTCTGGCTGCGGGACAAGAACTTCGAGTCCACCGACCGGCCGCGGTGCGGCATTCCCATCCTGTTCCCCAGCTGCAGCAAGCCGGACAACGGCGTGCACATCTTTGACGGGGCGGCCTATCCCATGGAGATCCACGGCTTTGCCGACCTGCTGCCCTGGCAGGTGCAGTCCGCCACCGACGAGGCCATCGTGCTGACGCTGGCCCCCAACGGCCTGACCAAGTTCGTCTATCCCTTCGACTTCCTGCTGACCATGCGGTACACCCTGGCCGGCAGCACTGCCACCCTGGCGCTGACGGTGACCAACACCGGCGACAAGGACCTGCCCTTTAGCGTGGGCTTCCATCCCTACTTTGCGGCCAGCGCGCTGGAAAATGTCCACTTTGACATCCACGCCGCCACCTGCTCGGAGGATGCCAAGGGCGAGCAGCCCGCCGCGCCGGAAACCATCACGCTGACCCGCAAGCCGGGCAGCGCCGACTCCATCCGGCTGCTCACCGGCGTGAAGAGCCCCATGGTGTTCACCGACGCGGGCAACGGCCACAAGGTCACGGTGTCCTTCGACGAGGCCAACTTCGGCAAGGGCGTGCTCTGGCAGC encodes the following:
- a CDS encoding aldose epimerase produces the protein MQKGTYEKYGVRYATLTLTDGACSLTVTPEKGGMATSFTKDGEEYLWLRDKNFESTDRPRCGIPILFPSCSKPDNGVHIFDGAAYPMEIHGFADLLPWQVQSATDEAIVLTLAPNGLTKFVYPFDFLLTMRYTLAGSTATLALTVTNTGDKDLPFSVGFHPYFAASALENVHFDIHAATCSEDAKGEQPAAPETITLTRKPGSADSIRLLTGVKSPMVFTDAGNGHKVTVSFDEANFGKGVLWQQDAERFVCMEPWNGWANSVNEAGRHEVLTPGAEKTFTWSVTLG